Below is a genomic region from Paenibacillus rhizovicinus.
GGTCTGCCTCTGCGGCGGTGACCGGCGGAACGAGCATGATAGACGCGGCCCAGCTTGCCTCCTTCGATCAGCAGCTTCGCGGCTTTCGTCTCGGCCGTGTACAGCTGCGCAAGCTGAACGTGCAGCATGCGTTTGTTCGCGGCGGCGGCTTCCAGCATCGCTTTCCCGTCTGCGTAAGAACCGGCGATCGGCTTCTCGCAATAGACGTGCTTGCCGGCCTGCAGCGCTTCGATCGTGACGGGCGCATGGTAATTGTTATGCAGGCAGACATCGACCGCTTCTATATCGTCGCGTTTCAGCAGTTCTCTGAAATCGGCGTAGCGGTTCGGAATATCGTACAGGTCGCTTACCCTGTTCAATTCCGCTTCATTTAGATCGGCTGCGGCCACGACCTCGATTTCAGGTATTTTAGCATAAGCCTCTAGATGGCTTTTCCCGATCTGACCGACGCCGATAATTCCTATTCGGGTAGGCTTCAAGTAATCTCCTCCTTCAAGGATGCTTACACCTGCAGCGCCGGGGGCACGCTCAGCACCTGTTTGATTAAATCCACCTGCTCCTGCGTCTCTCGGTATTCTTCGCTGCCTTTGCCATGCTCGATGCCCCAGCCTCCAACGTAACCTGCGTCCGTCATGGACTTCAGCTTCGCGCTCGTCAGCGTCTCTGCATTCACATGGACATGAGCGGCGTGAGGAGCAAGACGCTCGTCCGCCGTATCTTTTCCTGTGGACCAGCGCTGCACGTGAAGCAGAATTTTGAAGGACGGGTGGTTGATGGCTTCAATCAATCGAAGCATCAAGTCCGGATTCAACGACGCGCCAAAATGGTTCTCCGGCCCGACGACGATCCCGATCTCCTCTGCCAGGCGGCAGTATTCGGTATACCGGTTGACCAAGAACTCGAATTCTTCGTCGGTCACGGTCTCCCGGCTGATTCCCCAGTCGATTCGCAAGCTCTTCGCGCCAAGGATTTTCGCCGCCTTGAAGTTTTCCAGCGCATTCCGGTACTGTTTCTCCCGTTCGGCTTCATCGTCCGCCCAGACAGCGCACCAGTCGCACGCAAGGCTCGGCAGCGTCATCTGCTTCTCGTCCAACGCCTGTCTGATTTTGGCGAGATAAGTATCTTCCGTGGAAGTAAGGAATCCATTCCAGATGCCTACTGCGTTAAGACCGTAGCGGTAACGTATGCTCTCGAGCTGATGGAAAATATCCATCGTCCCTTCCTTCAGCATGCCGTGAAACGAAAAGCCTTCGATCGATAGATTTTGCACAGTCGTTTCCTCCTTATGCCCTCGGGCGAGGACGGTTTAGATTTGAACCGCGACGTCGAGCTCATCGATGGTCAACGGTTGGAAAGTCGTCGTAAGCTCCTGCGTTTGACCGGTTGCGGCTGCACGGTAGCCGGATTCGATAATGTCGATGACATGTCTCGCATGCTCGGCGGTTACGATCGTCGGCTTGCCATCCGCGACCAAATCAACGAGCTGCATGATGTCCTCATAGACATGGGATTCATCCAAGTTGATGTGCAGGTCATTCACGTGGGGCTGCCGGTCCGCTGGATTGCGGAGTGCGACATCTCCGAATTTGGCGCCGATAATCGCGCCGCTTGTGCCGTAGACGTTAGGCAGCCAGTCCGTAATCGTGCCCGCGATCGTCGTATATACGATAACGTGGAAACTATTGCCGAAATCCAGCAGCATCGTCGTAGAATCATCCATCTCGTTGATGATCGTCTGATCCCTGAACTTATGCTCCGGAATGCCGATACCGGACATTGCCGTGATCCTCTTAGCCGGTCCGAGAATGCCGGTGAGATTGTGAAGGGCATACACGGATACGTCGTACATCGGGCCCCCGCCGGGCTTCTTGTAGTACCACTCCGGATTGACCGTCGTCAGAATGTCGTTGCCAGTACGGTACTCCTCGTTCAGGTGATAGGTTCCGCTGCCTGCCGAGGTTCCCGTAATGGCCCAGGCAAGCTGGCCGAGCGAACCGTCCAGCAGGAGCCGGCGCATGCGGCGGTTGACCGGGTGAAGCATCATGCCGGGCGAAGCGACGATTTGGAGATTGCGCGCCGCGGCCTTTTCGATCAAATCCGTCGCCTCGGACACTTTCGTCGTCATCGTTTTGTTGAAATGGATATGCTTGCCGGCTTCGAGCGCCTGCAGTCCTTGCTCGTAATGAAGACCGATCGGCGTGCAGATCGTAACGATCTCGACCGCAGGATCGGCAAGCAATTCTTCGTAAGACTCGTACGCCTTGTCGACACCGAACTTCTCCGCCGCGGCTTTGGCGCGCCCCGGAACCGGATCGCAGATCGCGGCCAATTTCACTCTTTCCTGTGCATCCGGCTGGCTAAGATGGGTTAGTGCACCTCGAAGGCCGATCGCCCCTGCTCCGACGACTCCAATACCAATACGTTTCGTCATGGTAGAACATCCACGCTCCGATCATTGGAATGATACGACTAGTGACGCTAAGAATTGGTGACATTCGGTAAGAGCCCGTCGTTTATTAGGCTAACGATATAAGTTTGCTGCCGTTAGCAGCGCTCTCCCATGCCGCTTCCGTTAAACGTGCGATTCTTAACCCGGTGCTGGACGGTGCGGCTGCCTCGCTCACCCTGCCAAGTACGAGGTTAACGAAATCGATGTCCGGATCGCTCGAAGAAGGAAGATCCGCTTCAGATACTTCCGTAAGGGACTTTTCCCCTTCCCTGGCGACCAAAATCTTGTTGTTGCGGTAGAGAACCGAACCTTTATCCCCGTGGATGGACACGTCCTCATGCCAGCCGATGCTCGCGCTGCCGACCACGTTGAAGGTCCCGATGGCGCCTCCATGGAATCGGACCGTTACGGCGGAATCGATGTCGACCTCTCTGCCGTGGTTCTCGATCATAGCAGATACGCTCTCCGGCTCGAGTCCCGTTACCCACAGCACGATATCCAGCAGATGGCTGCCAGAATCGTTCAATTGTCCGCCGCAGGATAAAGCCAGATTTTGCCTCCAGGTGCCGGTTGCGCCTTTCAGCCAGCTTTGCGCTTGGTACGCGCAAATGTAGTTGATGTTGCCTAATTCTCCGTTCTCGATCAAGTCGCGGATATACATGTACGGGCCCATCAGGTGACGCTGGTACGCGACAGCCAGATGCTTGTTCACTTTCTCGGCATGTGCAATGATTTGCGCTGCATTATCGGAACCGCTTACGAACGGCTTCTCCATGAGTACGTGAAGGCCGCCGTCAAGGCATGCCATTCCCTGTTCGAAATGCATGCTGTGCGGCGAAACAATAACGGCTGCGTCAGCCCCCGATTGGGCAATCGCTTCCTGGTAATCTGTATAGACAGCTATGTTGGCAAGCTGTGGAAAATTTTGCTTCACGAGGGTGATTGCTGCTTCAGACGGATCGGACAACGCGACGATTTCAGCCTCAGGCACATTCAACAGTCTGCGGATGTGCTCCCTTCCCATTCCGCCAACACCAATCATTAGAAAACGAACTTTTCCCATTGTAACGCCTCCCATAAATGAATTTTGCATTACGAAATAAAGCGCTTTCACACCCTGTTCAAAAAAAGATTGTTGTTGCTTTGGAGATAAAACACGCACGCTCACGAACGTTACATTATCGTCATTTTGCACACCAATCTTTTCAGGCAAATTATAACACCGGAGCATTTATGTGTATATTGTTTATTTGAGTCCGTTTTTTGTTGTTTTTAGCCTTATTTCTTTCTGAATTGTTACGACTGCCTGTTGATTGAAGTGCGGCGAAGTCACGTGAGCCATCGCTGGGAAAATGCTGTTCAAAGCTCCGGGCATCATGAAGTACTTCGCCGCCTTAGGTTAATCGATGCATGGACCATACGTTTGCAGAGGCCGTTGCTCCGCCCAGATTGATGTTGACGGTAAGGCCATTGTTGACGTAGAAGATTCCGATGGTGTCGCCCGCATCAAGCGAGACATCCCCGGTCAGGGTTACGGTCGCGCTGCCAAGAATGACGCGCAGGGTCAATAGAAGCAGAATATTTACGTCAAGAATCGGAAATAGCCCGGTAATCAAGTCGGTCACGGGGGCACTTGTTCGCCGGATGACGAAGCTCGGATTGACTCCGCTTCCGATTTGAACTGAAAGTGAAGCTGTAGTCGTGTAGGTAAGTGTCGCCTTAATCGCGTAGCGGCCGGTAATCGGAACCGTATACGTGCCAGTCGCGGCGTTAAATCCCGTACCCGTGTAATACGGAGATGTCACCGTCCAGTTGGTTAGCTGCGTACCCGTTGTTGAAGTAGTAGGCGTTCTTGTAGCAGAAAATCCATCGGCAAGTACGCTGGGGCCAGTGGCTCCGGTCTCACCGGTTGCACCGGTGGGGCCTGTAAGGCCTGTGGAGCCGGTTGCTCCGGTTGCTCCAGAAAGACCCGTCGCTCCGGTTACACCAGTGGCTCCCGTCGCTCCGGTAACACCAGTCGCTCCGGTTGCACCAGTTAATCCGGTAACTCCAGTTTCTCCAGTTGGACCGGTCGGTCCGATCTCGCCAGTAATACCTGTTGTTCCAGTCGCTCCGGTAATGCCATTGGCTCCTGTGACTCCAGTTGCCCCGGTCTCACCAGCTGCTCCGGTTGATCCTGTTGATCCGGTCACCCCATTAACTCCTGTAATTCCAGTCTCGCCTGTGGCTCCGGTTGATCCGGTGTCTCCAGTCGCTCCGGTCGCTCCTGTGGCTCCGGTCGCTCCAGCAACTCCAGTTGTCCCTGTTGGTCCTGTCGGACCTGTAGGACCTGTTGCTCCAGTCTCACCAGCTGCTCCGGTAATTCCGGTAGCTCCAGTGACTCCCGTGACTCCAGTCGCCCCGATCCCGCCTGTGGCTCCGGTATCTCCAGTGGCTCCGGTCTCACCTGTTACTCCGGTAACGCCAGTGTTACCGATTGCTCCAGTAGCTCCAGTCACACCGGTAACACCTGTTACTCCGGTAATGCCAATTGGTCCAGTGACTCCGGTCTCACCAGTAATGCCTGTGACTCCAGTTGCACCACTCTCTCCAGTGGCTCCGGTAGCTCCAGTGACTCCAGTTGCTCCTGTAATTCCTGTCTCGCCAGTTTCTCCTGTTGCTCCGATGTCTCCGGTCGCTCCTGTTACTCCAGTTGACCCTGTTGGTCCTGTCGGACCTGTGGCTCCGGTAACTCCAGTATTACCGGTTGCTCCTGTTTCGCCTGTGGCTCCGGTCTCACCAGTTGCTCCGTTGTCTCCAGTCGCTCCTGTTGCTCCGGTAACTCCAGTCGCACCAGTCTCGCCTGTTGCCCCAGTGACTCCAGTTACCCCAATCTCACCAGTCGCTCCGGTAGTTCCGGTTGCTCCTGTTGCTCCAATTGCCCCGGTTTCGCCAGTGACTCCGGTGTCTCCAATAGCACCAGTGGCTCCAGTTGCGCCCGTGCTTCCAGTAACTCCGATCTCTCCAGTAACGCCGGTTGCACCCGTACTCCCAGTAGATCCTGTTACTCCGGTAGTTCCAGTCTCGCCAGTAATACCAATGGTTCCAGTTACTCCTGTTGCTCCTGTATCACCAGTCGCTCCAGTGATTCCAGTCACTCCAGTCGTTCCGGTCCCGCCAGTTGCTCCTGTTGCACCGGATACGCCAGTTAATCCTGTAACTCCAGTCGCCCCAATCTCACCGGTTGCACCAGTTACGCCAGTGGTCCCAGTTGCTCCCGTGCTTCCAGTAATGCCGGTTGGACCAGTAAGCCCAGTCGGTCCTGTTACTCCGGTGGTTCCGGTCTCGCCTGTAAATCCTGTGGATCCAGATGCTCCGGTAGCTCCACTCGTTCCGGTAGCCCCAGTGGCACCAGTTGCCCCGGTCTCACCAGCAACTCCGGAAGCTCCAGTGACTCCAGTTACTCCTGTTGCTCCAGTTACTCCTGTTGCGCCTATTGCTCCGGTCTCACCAGTCGGTCCAGTGACTCCGACAACTCCAGTTGCACCAGTGTTACCTGTGGCTCCTGTGGCTCCTGTGGCTCCTGTGGCTCCTGTGGCTCCTGTGGCTCCTGTGGCCCCAGTTACGCCCGTGCTTCCAGTAACCCCGGTAGCTCCTGTGTATCCAGTAACTCCGGATTCGCCAGTAGAACCCGCAACTCCTGTTGCACCAGTCGGTCCTGTAACTCCGGTTACCCCTGTAGCACCTGCACCGGTTTCGCCAGTGGCTCCAGTAATCCCCGTTGCACCAGCTCCAGTCGCTCCTGTAACTCCGGTTACCCCTGTAGCACCTGCACCGGTTTCGCCAGTGGCTCCAGTAACCCCCGTTGCACCGGCTCCAGTCGCTCCTGTTACCCCAGTAACACCTGTAGCACCAGTCACCCCAGTCTGTCCAGTTGCTCCTGTCACTCCAGTTGCACCTGTATCTCCTGTAACCCCAGTCGCACCAGTTCCTGTTACTCCAGTCGCACCAGTATTGCCAGTCGCACCCGTATCTCCTGCAACTCCAGTCGCTCCTGTCACCCCAGTAACACCAGCAGCACCAGTCACCCCGGTCTGTCCAGTAGCACCAGTCACTCCGGTTTCTCCATTAACCCCAGTTGCTCCAGCAGCACCGGTCGGTCCCGCAGCTCCCCCAGAAGGTCCCGTCGCCCCGGTATTGCCCATTATGCCAGGGTCGCCTTGCGGTCCCGTCGCGCCAGTCGCCCCCACATTGCCAAAAGGACCCTGCACCCCCGGTATGCCGCGCATACCTTGAGGTCCTTGCGTCCCCCTGCTCCCTGTCATTCCAGCAGGTCCGACCGGTCCGGTCGGCCCCGTCGGACCTGTCACGCCGGACGGTTTGATCGGAGGCACGGGTTTGTGCTTTTGATGATGTTTCCGGTGATGTTTGCGGGAATGCTTCTTTGGGTTAGGTTTGCAGCAGCATTTATCGAGCGCCATTTGGCAGGCACCGCAAAGACGTATCGCTCTCTTTCGCTTCAACGGCTTCACCGTACCTTTCCTCTGGAACGCGAAGTAAGACAACACAAAAAACCTCTCGACGGAGGCAAGGCGTTGGTGGACATCCTCTACAAACGAGTCAGCATCTTGGGAGCTTGCATTCATCTCCTATGCACCTGTCACACAATATTAATACCTTCACAAGCTTACGTACTGCATGCAAAGCCCCTGTTTAGATCCTATGGAAGTTTTGCATCATTCATGTCTTCGGTCGGTCTATATGAAAAAAGCAGACCATCCCGAATTTCGAATGGCCTGCTGTTCTTTATGTTCTATGGGCCGCCAGCCACGTTCCTCATACCTTCGTCGCCTGCAGCGAGAACGTCAGCGGGATATCGTTGGATGCGTCTTTCCACCGCCATCGTCCGTCCTCGCCTTGCTCCATGAACGGAAAACGTTGATTGCTGCCGTGGGTGAACTCATGCAGGTAATCCAAGCGCAGGCCAGCACCGATTAAGGCATTCAGTATATCGCTGAAACTGTAGCTCCAGACATACTCGACACCCCGTTGATCGGCCGCCGGATCTGAATGCGGCAGCAGACCCTCGATCTGAAGAGGCTGTTCCGTGTGAAAATACGGATATCGCGTGTGCAAATCCGTCACTTCGCCGCCATCATCGAAAACATTGAGAAACGGATGCTCCTCCTGCAGGTACAAGATGCCGCCAGGCTTAAGGAAATGCGCAATGATTTTCGCCCAGCGGTCGAGATCGGAGAGCCAAAACAAGACACCGCCTGACGTATAGACGATATCGAACTTGTCATCAAGCACCTGCGGCAGCTCGTAAATATCCGTGCAGAGAAAACGCGCGTCCAGCCCGGTTTCGTCACGCAAACGTTCGGCGAGCGCGATCGCATCCTCGGAGAAGTCTACACCGGTAACATCCGCACCGAGGCGAGCCCAGGACAGCGTATCCAACCCGAAGTGACATTGGAGATGCAGCAGCGACTTGCCCGCCACATCGCTCAATTCCTCAAGGTCAATCGGGGTCAAGGTCGTTTTGCCTGCCTTGAACCCTTCGATATCATATCTGGCTGTACTCGCGGCATTGACAGCAGTACGTGCGTTCCAATGCGCTCGGTTGCTCGCGGTATAATCGGTCATGGATGAATCGCCTCCATATCCTCATGCTATTGTCCCCGCATAAAAGGTCCACCATATAAATAAAAAGCCTGATTCCCTCAGGCTTTCGCATTGATGCCGCATTATAGTCTATGAAGGCTATACCAACTTAAGCATACCTGTATAGATGCCCGGTTCCGGCTGCTCGATCTCCAGTGCGCCGACGGTGTGTTTGTAGAAGTCGACAGGGCCAGCGGCGCCTATAATGGCATACGCGTAACCGAAATCCCGCATCGCGAGAAGCGCTTCGAACAGCAGCTGCTTGCCGATTCCTAGTCCGCGGGTCTGCTCGTCTACCCCCGTCGGTCCGAAGAAACCTCTGCACGTCGCGTCGTAACAGGCAAATCCGAGCAGCTCGCCATCCTTCACCGCGACGAGACAAGCGACGGGCTGCCTGCTGAATGCAACCTCGCACTCGCTGCGCCAGCCTTTGCTAAACCGTTTCTCGACCCATTCGGCAACCGTTATCAGCTCAGGTCCGATTGCTCTGCGAACCGTAATTCCTGTACGAGCTGTAAATTGTTTGGGCGATTCGGATTCCGGCAATTGATATAGTTTAACCAACATATCTCCCATCCGTACTTCTTCCCTTCACCGTCTAATGTGGGTATTGCATCGTTATGATTCGAATTGCAGGTTCCCTATCGAGTCCCTATTGAGTCCCTGCCGATTCCCAAGGAGTTCCCCTAGATATCGTACCTTAACCAATGCCGGATGACAATCGCTCCCAATACCAATCCCAATTCCCTACTTAAGTTCTACTCATCATCGTCGGCATGGCGTTTGCGTTCTCCGACAGCTCAGTTTTACGCTTCGGCTGGAATTTGAATAACACCAGACCGGCAATAAGCGCCGTGATGCCGATAGCTTTCTGCCAACTGAACGGAACCTGCTCCAATCCGAACCATCCTGCGGAATCCCACCATAACGCGCATAACAGCTGGGAGGCCATGACGATCGCTGTCGCCGCGCTCGGGCCAAGAAGACGGACGCCCTTAACCACGCTGGTGACGACGCCGATTCCTAATAGTCCGCTGAACCAGAACCAACCCGGCATCGCCTGCCATTTCAGAAAATCCGCGCCCTCCATCAACATGCCCATGCCGAACGACGCGATGAATCCCATACCCAGCACGAGGGCAGTCGTCGTATGCGAATGTAACGCAGCGCTCGCTTTGTTATTGAATAAGGTCTGCACACTGACAAGCATCCCTGCCAGAAGCGCTAATAAAATGCCGGTAATCAACGCAAGTCCCTCCGTTCACCATTCTCGTATATGTTTCGCCCAGCGACGGCTTCGAGGCCTGCTCGGTCTTTGATCATGAGCGTGCCGCGACTTCGTTCTACCAGCTGCATCCGACAGAAGTTGAGAATAACCCGGTTCAAGTGCCGATAACTGGTGCCGATCAAGTTCGCCATGTCTTTCAAATTGGCCGTACTGACCTTTGCTTCTCCCGGACTCGTCACGGAGAGCAGATAACTGGCAAGCCGGATTTCAACCGGATACAGCAGATTGAAACTCAGCGCTACCGATTTCGAGTAAAATTTCTCCGAGATCATTTGCAGCATGAACTGCAGGAACGGTACTTCTTCGCGATAGAGCCGCAGCCAGCGTTTATGAACGCCAATCGCTTCCACGGCCGTTACCGCCGTTACCGTATTCAGATTGTTCAATTCGCTCAGGCACTCGATTTCGCCAAGAACGCCAAGCGGCGAAGTGAAATTCAGCAGCAGCGTATTCCCTTCTGCCGATGTCGTATAGATTTTGACTTTACCTTGCACGAGGTAGAAAATATGCTGCGGTTCTTCGCCCTGCGTGCACAGCGCTTCATCAGGCTCGAATCGGTACAGCACCAAATGCTGTCGCAATGCGGATGGGAAGATTTCTTCTAACGCATACTGTACAAGATAGCCTTCTAACCGATCGGCAGCTGCGATTTCCTTCATTCCAGCATCCCCTTCCTATTGGATAGTGTAGCCGCTTAGAAGGATAAACATAAGATTCCCGTGATCATAAGCGCAATGCCGATCCATTGCGGCGTGCGCAGCCGCAGCGTGCGATTGCCGAACCATCCGGCTTTCTCCATCGCTAATGTCGCCAGGATCTGGGCAATCAGGACCGCCGATACGGTGACGGCAGCACCATTGTGGTGAAAGGCCGTGATGTTGCTGAAGATGATGAAGGCCGCAAGCGCGCCGCCGAAACGATAGTGCAGCTTCACCTGCCTCAGTTTTCGCCAAGATCGATCCCCTGTGATCCATACAATAAGAAAAGCCGCCACGAACCCCGTGCCTTGCGTTAACGCTGCAGCCTGCCAAGTCCCAAGATGTTCGCCGATTGCCGCATTGGCCGTACTTTGCATCGTTAGAAATACGCCGCCCAATACAGCCAAAATAATCCCTTTCATTCCTTGACTTCCTCCTCGTTCATTTCTGCTCTCCCCATTAAACGACGAGCAGCTGATTCCGAAAAGGACATATGTCCTAAACGATGAAATCTCAGTTCGCGAGACCTTTCTTTCGAACACAGGATACGCGGTAACCTCGGTGTACACACAAAAAAACGACGGCGATTTTCGCCGTCGTCACTGACTGACGTGAAACTTCAAGGTCATTCAAACCGCTCATGAATGATGATGCAATCTACCTAACAAGTTATAAGTCGGGTTGACTTCCCATGTTTCATACGGAACCATTTCCTCAGCTTTCATCGCATCAAGCGTGCGGGATTTTTGCTGTGGACGGGTGATCCATTGGCCAATGTTGTGTTCATCCAACCGGATATATCTTGCTTCTATAATTTCTTCGGGTTGAATTTGTATCTCACCGCTGACGTACTCTGCATGAAACACCACGGATATAACCTGTTTCGATGCATTGCAATACACGCCTGTTATGCCGATAGGACGGATTACAATGCCGGTCTCCTCTAGGAATTCCCTGCGAATCGCCTCATCTAACGGTTCTCCAAGCTCAACGTTTCCGCCTGGCATTTCCCATGTATCTGAACGCCAGTGCGTCCTCAATAACAGAACTTCTCCCTTTGCATTCTTTACTAAAGCGGAAACAGAAATGATATGTTTTGGTGACTGAACTCCTCGTTCAAAGTCTTCATTTCGAGGGAGAACTTTTATGGCATATTGATGCAATGCAACCGGGAGACCTCTGAATCCCAGATAGCCATCGCTAATTAATGTCCAGATTCTATAATTGATGAACGCATCCCCGACAAGTTGGTTGATATGCTCGAATACGTTCGTTACGACGCGCCCCGCTTTGACGAAGCCGTCCTCGTCGGACATTTCTTCACATTCGGTGACCGCCTTTAAGATGCTAGCGTCCAGTCTGTCTTCCTCGCAGCCAATGACCTCGCCTTCCAGCCATAAGCGCAGCGTATGATCTCGCCCCGACAACGCTAACCATTCTGATTCATATTGCCGCCTTGTGCTTGCATCCAGAAGCTTCAGCCGACTGCATCGTTCGACCATTTCGCGATACACGTTCTTCTCGATTAAGCCTTGCGCATACGGCGGCACCAGAACTTCCGCTTCCGGTCGGAGTTCACTGAATAGCTCAGACACGTTTGCGATTCTAATCGGCTGCTCTCGTTGCTTCAACACGTGCAAAACGAATCGCAAGCCTGTCTGGTCATGGGCGTTATCGCCGCACCAAATCGTGATGGGCTTGGTTTCGGGAATTCCCGCGAGCGTTTCAAGCATATGCTCGAGCTGATGTTCCTCGTTAAGAACGTGGTTGAGGCTATAATCAGCAAATCGCTCCATGAACCAGCGCTGCCTCATCTGCCGGCCTTCTCTGCTGTCCAAATTCTTAATCGGACCGATCGAGAACAGATCGTTAAACGCGAGAACCAAATTCTCTCGACGTTTCCCGATTTCGCTGAACGTTACTTTCAAGGACCCCGCATCCGAGAGGCTGAACACGAGGTGGACGTCGCTTTGGATTTCAACTGCTTGATTGCTCATGTTCTATATCTCCGAACCGTCGGTAATGGTCTGCAAACGATTAGCTACCCACTCTACGTCATAACCTGCCTCGTTCATGATCAAGGTGTTGTACAGTTCTTCCAGACCGATTCGAAGCATATAGCAACTAATCGTTCTCCGATCTTCGGCCGTATTCATATATTGCACGCTTAAGTGCGCGATCAATGGTTGAAGCTTATCTTCGTTCCAGAACATGAAATTCGCGATGTCATATAAATGATCCCCGTACATGGACAAACTCCAATCGATCAAGCCGGTTATTCTTCCCCGGTCGGCGATTAAGTTGAATGAGCCTAAGTCGCCATGAATCAATTGCTTTTTGCTTATCTTGATATGAGGAGCGCCTTGCTTTAATTTGTGAATCGCCGCATCAATAACTTCAGCATCGATCTTCTTCAAATCCAGCCTGGACCAGTCATAAATAGATTCGTTATCAATCGCTTCAATGAAGTCATTCCAAGTCAGATAAGATGCCTTGCCAGTCTCGTCAAACCGGCCGTACCCGTCAACATCGGATACATCGACGGACTGGAGGGTTGCGAGTAGTTCGAGTATGGAAGCCATGACATCAAAAAGCTCCTTGCTGCTTAAATCGAATACCTTCACGCCTTCGATATATTCGAATAC
It encodes:
- a CDS encoding sugar phosphate isomerase/epimerase family protein, with the protein product MQNLSIEGFSFHGMLKEGTMDIFHQLESIRYRYGLNAVGIWNGFLTSTEDTYLAKIRQALDEKQMTLPSLACDWCAVWADDEAEREKQYRNALENFKAAKILGAKSLRIDWGISRETVTDEEFEFLVNRYTEYCRLAEEIGIVVGPENHFGASLNPDLMLRLIEAINHPSFKILLHVQRWSTGKDTADERLAPHAAHVHVNAETLTSAKLKSMTDAGYVGGWGIEHGKGSEEYRETQEQVDLIKQVLSVPPALQV
- a CDS encoding Crp/Fnr family transcriptional regulator → MKEIAAADRLEGYLVQYALEEIFPSALRQHLVLYRFEPDEALCTQGEEPQHIFYLVQGKVKIYTTSAEGNTLLLNFTSPLGVLGEIECLSELNNLNTVTAVTAVEAIGVHKRWLRLYREEVPFLQFMLQMISEKFYSKSVALSFNLLYPVEIRLASYLLSVTSPGEAKVSTANLKDMANLIGTSYRHLNRVILNFCRMQLVERSRGTLMIKDRAGLEAVAGRNIYENGERRDLR
- a CDS encoding Gfo/Idh/MocA family protein translates to MTKRIGIGVVGAGAIGLRGALTHLSQPDAQERVKLAAICDPVPGRAKAAAEKFGVDKAYESYEELLADPAVEIVTICTPIGLHYEQGLQALEAGKHIHFNKTMTTKVSEATDLIEKAAARNLQIVASPGMMLHPVNRRMRRLLLDGSLGQLAWAITGTSAGSGTYHLNEEYRTGNDILTTVNPEWYYKKPGGGPMYDVSVYALHNLTGILGPAKRITAMSGIGIPEHKFRDQTIINEMDDSTTMLLDFGNSFHVIVYTTIAGTITDWLPNVYGTSGAIIGAKFGDVALRNPADRQPHVNDLHINLDESHVYEDIMQLVDLVADGKPTIVTAEHARHVIDIIESGYRAAATGQTQELTTTFQPLTIDELDVAVQI
- a CDS encoding beta strand repeat-containing protein — translated: MRGIPGVQGPFGNVGATGATGPQGDPGIMGNTGATGPSGGAAGPTGAAGATGVNGETGVTGATGQTGVTGAAGVTGVTGATGVAGDTGATGNTGATGVTGTGATGVTGDTGATGVTGATGQTGVTGATGVTGVTGATGAGATGVTGATGETGAGATGVTGVTGATGAGATGITGATGETGAGATGVTGVTGPTGATGVAGSTGESGVTGYTGATGVTGSTGVTGATGATGATGATGATGATGATGNTGATGVVGVTGPTGETGAIGATGVTGATGVTGVTGASGVAGETGATGATGATGTSGATGASGSTGFTGETGTTGVTGPTGLTGPTGITGSTGATGTTGVTGATGEIGATGVTGLTGVSGATGATGGTGTTGVTGITGATGDTGATGVTGTIGITGETGTTGVTGSTGSTGATGVTGEIGVTGSTGATGATGAIGDTGVTGETGAIGATGATGTTGATGEIGVTGVTGATGETGATGVTGATGATGDNGATGETGATGETGATGNTGVTGATGPTGPTGSTGVTGATGDIGATGETGETGITGATGVTGATGATGESGATGVTGITGETGVTGPIGITGVTGVTGVTGATGAIGNTGVTGVTGETGATGDTGATGGIGATGVTGVTGATGITGAAGETGATGPTGPTGPTGTTGVAGATGATGATGATGDTGSTGATGETGITGVNGVTGSTGSTGAAGETGATGVTGANGITGATGTTGITGEIGPTGPTGETGVTGLTGATGATGVTGATGATGVTGATGLSGATGATGSTGLTGPTGATGETGATGPSVLADGFSATRTPTTSTTGTQLTNWTVTSPYYTGTGFNAATGTYTVPITGRYAIKATLTYTTTASLSVQIGSGVNPSFVIRRTSAPVTDLITGLFPILDVNILLLLTLRVILGSATVTLTGDVSLDAGDTIGIFYVNNGLTVNINLGGATASANVWSMHRLT
- a CDS encoding DMT family transporter encodes the protein MITGILLALLAGMLVSVQTLFNNKASAALHSHTTTALVLGMGFIASFGMGMLMEGADFLKWQAMPGWFWFSGLLGIGVVTSVVKGVRLLGPSAATAIVMASQLLCALWWDSAGWFGLEQVPFSWQKAIGITALIAGLVLFKFQPKRKTELSENANAMPTMMSRT
- a CDS encoding GNAT family N-acetyltransferase, which produces MLVKLYQLPESESPKQFTARTGITVRRAIGPELITVAEWVEKRFSKGWRSECEVAFSRQPVACLVAVKDGELLGFACYDATCRGFFGPTGVDEQTRGLGIGKQLLFEALLAMRDFGYAYAIIGAAGPVDFYKHTVGALEIEQPEPGIYTGMLKLV
- a CDS encoding Gfo/Idh/MocA family protein, with the translated sequence MGKVRFLMIGVGGMGREHIRRLLNVPEAEIVALSDPSEAAITLVKQNFPQLANIAVYTDYQEAIAQSGADAAVIVSPHSMHFEQGMACLDGGLHVLMEKPFVSGSDNAAQIIAHAEKVNKHLAVAYQRHLMGPYMYIRDLIENGELGNINYICAYQAQSWLKGATGTWRQNLALSCGGQLNDSGSHLLDIVLWVTGLEPESVSAMIENHGREVDIDSAVTVRFHGGAIGTFNVVGSASIGWHEDVSIHGDKGSVLYRNNKILVAREGEKSLTEVSEADLPSSSDPDIDFVNLVLGRVSEAAAPSSTGLRIARLTEAAWESAANGSKLISLA
- a CDS encoding class I SAM-dependent methyltransferase, producing MTDYTASNRAHWNARTAVNAASTARYDIEGFKAGKTTLTPIDLEELSDVAGKSLLHLQCHFGLDTLSWARLGADVTGVDFSEDAIALAERLRDETGLDARFLCTDIYELPQVLDDKFDIVYTSGGVLFWLSDLDRWAKIIAHFLKPGGILYLQEEHPFLNVFDDGGEVTDLHTRYPYFHTEQPLQIEGLLPHSDPAADQRGVEYVWSYSFSDILNALIGAGLRLDYLHEFTHGSNQRFPFMEQGEDGRWRWKDASNDIPLTFSLQATKV